One genomic segment of Aliarcobacter cibarius includes these proteins:
- a CDS encoding PAS domain S-box protein gives MYKGLLYKELYPLYQRLKEEGIRQFHFSSKDNKSYLRFHSPNKHSDDLSKDRETILLANSTNKIVSSFEIGKVMSGFRNIFPINFGGEHLGSVEISISTKTIIDSITNLNSTREYSIVLNKDVVYKKLFESQKFLYNDSLINSDFVIEDINSSLPDSPKELSNTAKKINQKLHNNKELKEAMKNGETYGAFVKIDDIYYDIALIPMLDVSSKVEGYLIGYQESKNIPFMLTLELYIYFFVIVAMIIIISMLLIIQKKTKNLDSQSRWFKSITDSIGEGLYVMDSKAKINYINPTACQILGYTEKEVLGKNAHNFFHSHSINNNIKAEDCPIFLGVMKEKSFVSQKEYFLSSKGENIPVAINSKLILHTKDDFEIVTSFSDISIQKKLQEKSNLLIKALESSINSIVITDKMANVQWANPAFEDLTGFKIDEIIGKNPRYFISSKKQSKEFYANMWKTILSKKLWKGEIINKKRDGSLYNEELIITPVLDEEGEIANFVAIKQDITEQKLIALEKEERDKLFFQQSKMAAMGEMLGNIAHQWRQPLSVISTAATGIKLQKDLNILNDKDLDYAMSSINNSAQYLSKTIDDFRSFFDPKNNKEKEFSLLEMIEKSLSIVSSQFVSKNIEIIKNIEDIKILSSENELIQVILNILNNAKDALNKIENSKKLIFISIYLKNEEIFIEIKDNAGGVDNDIVEKIFDPYFTTKHQSQGTGIGLYMSQNIIKNILNGHLKVSNDTFIYEGVEYIGAKFTISLKYEIKKEL, from the coding sequence TTGTACAAAGGTTTGTTGTATAAAGAGCTATATCCTTTATATCAAAGATTAAAAGAAGAGGGAATAAGGCAATTTCACTTTTCTTCTAAAGATAATAAAAGTTATCTTCGATTTCATTCACCAAACAAACACTCAGATGATTTATCAAAAGATAGAGAAACAATTTTATTAGCAAATTCAACAAATAAAATTGTTTCAAGCTTTGAAATAGGAAAAGTTATGTCAGGTTTTAGAAATATATTTCCTATTAACTTTGGAGGTGAGCATTTAGGAAGTGTTGAGATTAGTATTTCAACTAAAACGATTATTGACTCTATTACTAATTTAAATAGCACAAGGGAGTACTCTATTGTTTTAAATAAAGATGTTGTATATAAAAAATTGTTTGAAAGTCAGAAGTTTTTATACAATGACTCACTTATTAATTCAGACTTTGTAATAGAAGATATAAATTCTTCTTTGCCTGATTCTCCAAAAGAGTTAAGCAATACAGCAAAAAAAATTAATCAAAAACTACACAACAACAAAGAGTTAAAAGAGGCTATGAAAAATGGTGAAACATATGGAGCTTTTGTAAAAATCGATGATATTTATTATGATATTGCACTTATTCCCATGCTTGATGTTAGTAGTAAAGTTGAGGGCTATTTAATAGGCTATCAAGAGAGCAAAAATATTCCGTTTATGCTTACGCTTGAACTTTATATCTATTTTTTCGTCATTGTAGCGATGATAATTATTATTTCAATGTTATTGATAATACAAAAAAAGACGAAGAATTTAGATAGCCAAAGTAGATGGTTTAAATCTATAACAGACAGCATAGGAGAAGGTCTTTATGTTATGGATTCCAAGGCTAAAATAAACTATATCAATCCTACGGCTTGCCAAATATTAGGATATACAGAAAAAGAGGTTTTAGGCAAAAATGCTCATAATTTTTTTCATTCTCACTCTATAAACAACAATATCAAAGCAGAAGATTGTCCTATATTTTTGGGTGTAATGAAAGAGAAATCTTTTGTATCTCAAAAAGAGTATTTTTTAAGTTCAAAAGGTGAAAATATTCCCGTTGCAATTAACAGTAAATTGATTTTGCACACAAAAGATGATTTTGAAATTGTTACATCTTTTTCCGATATAAGTATCCAAAAAAAACTTCAAGAAAAAAGCAATCTTTTAATAAAAGCTTTGGAATCGAGTATAAATAGTATAGTAATCACTGATAAAATGGCAAATGTACAATGGGCAAATCCAGCTTTTGAAGATTTAACAGGTTTTAAAATAGATGAAATTATAGGCAAAAATCCAAGATATTTTATATCTTCAAAAAAACAATCAAAAGAGTTTTATGCAAATATGTGGAAAACTATTTTAAGCAAAAAACTATGGAAAGGTGAGATTATAAATAAAAAAAGAGATGGCTCTTTGTACAATGAAGAGCTCATCATTACTCCTGTTCTTGATGAAGAAGGAGAAATTGCCAATTTTGTCGCAATAAAACAAGATATTACAGAACAAAAACTTATTGCTTTGGAAAAAGAAGAGAGAGATAAGCTATTTTTCCAGCAAAGTAAAATGGCAGCTATGGGTGAAATGTTGGGAAATATTGCCCATCAATGGAGACAACCCCTATCGGTAATTTCAACAGCAGCAACAGGAATAAAACTACAAAAAGATTTAAATATTTTAAATGATAAAGACTTAGATTATGCAATGAGCTCAATTAATAATTCAGCCCAATATCTTTCTAAAACCATAGATGATTTTAGAAGTTTTTTTGATCCAAAAAACAATAAAGAAAAAGAGTTTTCTCTCTTGGAAATGATTGAAAAATCGCTAAGTATTGTTAGCTCTCAGTTTGTATCAAAAAATATTGAGATAATAAAAAATATAGAAGATATAAAAATATTATCTTCAGAAAACGAGTTGATTCAAGTTATTTTGAATATATTAAATAATGCAAAAGATGCTTTAAATAAGATTGAAAATAGCAAAAAATTAATATTTATTAGCATATATTTAAAAAATGAAGAGATATTTATAGAGATAAAAGATAATGCAGGAGGGGTCGATAATGATATTGTAGAGAAAATATTTGACCCATATTTTACAACAAAACACCAATCTCAAGGAACGGGAATTGGCTTATATATGAGTCAAAATATTATTAAAAATATTTTAAATGGTCATTTAAAAGTCTCTAATGACACTTTTATCTATGAAGGAGTTGAGTACATTGGAGCAAAGTTCACAATCTCTTTAAAATATGAGATAAAGAAGGAGCTTTAG
- the ltrA gene encoding group II intron reverse transcriptase/maturase codes for MIESCKKDITHINWLAVDFDVVEQSVKILQNRIVKAKLTGRTRMVKKLQSLLVKSLNARILAVKRVSENKGKKTAGVDGKLLDTSIKKCKCVDELKIKLPDYKSMPLKRIEIPKKNGKLRPLGIPTMFDRSLQALYKLALEPIAEVVADKNSYGFRPKRSTQDAMKQVWICTSKRNGGEWILEADIKGCFDNISHQWIYDNIPLDNRLLKQWLKSGFIKDDTLFPTDSGTPQGGIISPILANMVLDGIEEVVKRHKARFQKMKDGVILYRHTNRLNFIRYADDFVITGHSPKYLRLLQKDIEIFLNQRGLELSKEKTHITHIRDGFNFLGFNFRKYPNNKVIVKPTKDGIKSFKSKIKEIFKKYNSSSLSMLITKLNPLLRGWANYYRFVNSKVVFDKIDTYIWRKSLNWMKRIHQRKETIKYYKQYFKPFPNYKSDVLSDGKQFVYRLATLPLKEFIKIKSEANPYDKSFDEYFIKRYFALKNLTKV; via the coding sequence GTGATAGAGTCTTGTAAAAAAGATATCACCCACATAAACTGGTTAGCCGTTGACTTTGATGTTGTAGAGCAATCAGTAAAGATATTACAAAATCGAATTGTAAAAGCTAAACTAACAGGTAGAACAAGAATGGTAAAGAAACTCCAATCTCTACTTGTAAAATCTTTGAATGCTAGAATATTAGCAGTAAAAAGAGTGAGTGAAAATAAAGGTAAAAAAACAGCTGGTGTTGATGGAAAACTTCTTGATACTAGTATAAAAAAGTGTAAATGTGTTGATGAACTTAAAATAAAACTGCCCGATTACAAATCTATGCCACTAAAACGTATTGAAATTCCCAAGAAAAATGGTAAATTAAGACCTTTAGGAATTCCTACTATGTTTGATAGAAGCCTTCAAGCTTTATATAAATTAGCTCTTGAACCTATTGCTGAAGTTGTTGCAGATAAAAACTCCTATGGATTTCGTCCAAAACGAAGCACTCAAGATGCTATGAAGCAAGTTTGGATTTGTACTTCTAAAAGAAATGGTGGAGAATGGATATTAGAAGCAGATATAAAAGGATGCTTTGACAACATAAGCCATCAATGGATTTATGACAATATTCCACTTGATAATCGACTTTTAAAACAATGGCTAAAATCTGGATTTATTAAAGATGATACCTTGTTTCCAACAGATAGTGGAACACCACAAGGTGGAATTATATCTCCAATACTAGCTAATATGGTTTTAGATGGAATTGAAGAAGTTGTGAAAAGGCATAAAGCTAGATTTCAAAAGATGAAAGATGGAGTTATCTTATATCGTCATACTAATCGTCTAAATTTTATAAGATACGCCGATGATTTTGTCATAACAGGGCATAGTCCAAAATATTTACGATTACTTCAAAAAGATATTGAAATTTTCTTAAATCAAAGAGGCTTAGAACTATCAAAAGAGAAAACGCATATTACACATATTAGAGATGGATTTAATTTTCTAGGCTTTAACTTTAGGAAATATCCTAATAATAAAGTGATAGTTAAACCCACTAAAGATGGGATAAAATCTTTTAAGTCTAAAATTAAAGAGATATTTAAAAAGTATAATTCATCGAGTTTATCAATGCTTATAACAAAACTCAATCCTCTTTTAAGAGGATGGGCAAACTATTACAGATTTGTAAATAGTAAAGTTGTATTTGATAAGATTGATACTTATATTTGGAGAAAGTCACTTAATTGGATGAAAAGGATTCATCAAAGAAAAGAAACTATAAAATATTACAAACAATATTTTAAACCATTCCCAAACTACAAATCAGATGTATTATCAGATGGAAAACAATTCGTTTATAGACTAGCTACACTCCCACTTAAAGAGTTTATCAAAATTAAAAGCGAAGCTAACCCATATGATAAATCTTTTGATGAATATTTTATCAAAAGATATTTTGCCCTTAAAAACCTCACAAAAGTTTAG
- a CDS encoding ABC transporter ATP-binding protein, protein MSPVQEILSIQYSLASAKAAIGRINSVLELSCEKDGDIKLDSKNGVDISLKNLSFSYNKDKNNLSNISFDIKAGEKIAIIGASGSGKTTISQLIAGFYEKSSGDILYNNISIDDIDKKSLRNSVFLVLQMPILFNNTLRFNLTMGENIDDKKIFKALKIAQMDDVLKNMPNGLDTIVGKMGVRLSGGQRQRLSIARMILANPSVVIFDESTSALDVQTETNLFKELKEFLKDKTVITIAHRLSSVKNASKIYVLNDGELVQSGSANKLEQEDGHYLDFVKNQLI, encoded by the coding sequence ATGTCTCCTGTTCAAGAGATTTTATCTATTCAATACTCACTTGCAAGTGCAAAAGCAGCAATAGGAAGAATAAATAGTGTTTTAGAGTTATCTTGTGAAAAAGATGGAGATATAAAATTAGATAGTAAAAATGGGGTTGATATCTCTTTAAAAAATCTATCTTTTTCATATAATAAAGATAAAAATAATCTATCAAACATAAGTTTTGATATAAAAGCTGGTGAAAAAATTGCAATTATTGGAGCAAGTGGTAGTGGTAAAACTACAATATCTCAATTAATTGCTGGATTTTATGAAAAAAGCTCAGGCGATATTTTATACAACAATATAAGTATTGATGATATAGATAAAAAGAGTTTAAGAAATAGCGTATTTTTGGTTCTTCAAATGCCAATATTATTTAATAACACTCTTAGATTTAATCTAACAATGGGTGAAAATATTGATGATAAAAAAATATTTAAAGCTTTAAAAATTGCTCAAATGGATGATGTTTTAAAAAATATGCCAAATGGTCTTGATACAATTGTTGGGAAAATGGGTGTTAGATTAAGTGGAGGTCAAAGACAAAGATTATCAATAGCTAGAATGATTTTAGCAAACCCAAGCGTTGTAATTTTTGATGAATCAACTTCAGCACTTGATGTTCAAACTGAGACAAATCTATTTAAAGAGTTAAAAGAGTTTTTAAAAGATAAAACAGTTATAACAATAGCTCATAGATTAAGTAGTGTTAAAAATGCCTCTAAAATATATGTTTTAAATGATGGAGAGCTTGTTCAAAGTGGAAGTGCTAATAAGTTAGAGCAAGAAGATGGACACTATTTGGATTTTGTAAAAAATCAATTAATATAA
- a CDS encoding ATP-dependent DNA helicase, protein MLLEPIENSNTLNETQKLIHNKVIEFIINNKNNVLKSTNLEDYQLSLTGSAGTGKTYLTTQIVKTLESMKIVLAVTAPTHKAAGVLSDLFLKNKLKTTPRTIHSFLNIKPFIDYEKGIESFKPDKTKKESLPIDVLIVDESSMIGIELYEYILEEIEKGKVGTVLFVGDPNQLLPINGENSSIYKLKNQFKLTEIVRQAKDSYIISIADKIKNMIENKSYIPVMEFFNQNFYDEITYFNNEKDFLDDFYKNEKWYLENKIIATHTNKDVDAFNRQVRQTYWNQQNIYELDTLRVGDWLRFNDSYSVNGVTLYHNGEEIEIESVVKLYHEALQIWYWEVKAKNSRHQQKFRVVDPDYLKVYNDKLSAIANLAKRAIFPENKNFWKIFFQTRDMFANVQYIFASTMHKLQGSTYDQCYINLFDLAKNRMSLDDKYRLIYVAITRASKDIKIFISKLDEELIEFNNLDTDKYFENMDFILLNTLQLEKL, encoded by the coding sequence ATGTTACTTGAACCTATTGAAAATAGTAATACTTTAAATGAAACGCAAAAATTAATTCATAATAAAGTAATAGAATTTATAATTAATAATAAAAATAATGTATTGAAATCTACAAATTTAGAGGATTATCAATTATCATTAACAGGTTCAGCAGGTACGGGGAAAACTTATCTAACAACTCAAATAGTAAAAACACTTGAGTCAATGAAAATAGTATTAGCTGTAACAGCACCAACACATAAAGCAGCAGGCGTACTTTCTGATTTATTTTTAAAAAATAAATTAAAAACAACACCTAGAACTATTCACTCTTTTCTAAATATTAAGCCATTTATTGATTATGAAAAAGGAATTGAATCATTTAAACCAGATAAAACTAAAAAAGAAAGCTTGCCTATTGATGTTCTTATAGTAGATGAAAGCTCTATGATTGGAATAGAACTTTATGAGTATATTTTAGAAGAGATTGAAAAAGGAAAAGTGGGTACTGTACTTTTTGTAGGTGATCCAAATCAGTTATTACCAATAAATGGTGAAAATTCATCAATATATAAGTTGAAAAATCAATTTAAATTAACTGAAATTGTAAGACAAGCAAAAGATAGTTATATTATTTCAATTGCAGATAAAATTAAAAATATGATTGAAAATAAATCATATATTCCTGTTATGGAGTTTTTTAATCAGAATTTTTATGATGAAATCACATATTTCAATAATGAAAAAGATTTTTTAGATGATTTTTATAAAAATGAAAAATGGTATTTAGAAAATAAAATTATTGCTACTCATACAAATAAGGATGTTGATGCTTTTAATAGGCAAGTTAGACAAACTTATTGGAATCAACAAAATATTTATGAATTAGATACTTTAAGAGTTGGAGATTGGTTGAGATTTAATGATTCATATTCAGTAAATGGAGTAACTTTATATCATAATGGTGAAGAAATTGAAATAGAATCAGTTGTTAAACTGTATCATGAAGCTCTACAAATTTGGTATTGGGAAGTAAAAGCGAAAAACTCTAGACATCAACAAAAATTTAGAGTAGTAGATCCTGATTATCTAAAAGTTTATAATGACAAACTATCAGCAATTGCTAATTTAGCAAAAAGAGCAATATTTCCTGAAAATAAAAATTTTTGGAAAATCTTTTTTCAAACAAGAGATATGTTTGCAAATGTTCAATATATTTTTGCATCAACAATGCATAAACTTCAAGGTAGTACTTATGACCAATGTTATATCAATTTATTTGATTTGGCAAAAAATAGAATGTCTCTCGATGATAAATATCGTTTAATTTATGTGGCTATAACAAGAGCCTCAAAAGATATAAAAATATTTATTTCAAAACTTGACGAAGAGTTAATAGAATTCAATAATCTTGATACTGATAAATATTTTGAGAATATGGATTTTATATTACTAAATACTTTGCAATTAGAAAAATTATAG
- a CDS encoding leucine-rich repeat domain-containing protein, which translates to MSKKIVMSITHIANIERALISKMFNCFEAFKIITEKISEDDFTISVHKDIYSYFKKSLNEKHFNDFKNNELDDEQIIFRHFNQVRKIFKIGFISFHAIVKSTSKISHIEIINNLLEFSRYRKQIIDNSKNKEYIIMQVVDEYGLHEALYSSNILLKVVTSYSFKIANEICIHFDKTFENYKSFINVDDNEASASLIDNVNPNYLKKLVLKRNINFTEKINNIFKWADEFNLDNFKIIRQRGVFLETKPLFDFSDSNITYIPDELFEVRRDLFLVSFANNQITTIPRLINLARDCNALLFCNNKIEVLPKELFQLVELESLYLHNNRLTLIPIEISKLSNLKTLSISNNDIKEFPIEITQLKKLESLDIENTLIEKLPVEFLKLENLSAISFDEQHFEFIIQNKYLMKNVNTINLAHSSFNKEDDFIKSLNIQYCEDSKWIDDKDLTYKKCIKLSFEDKIGI; encoded by the coding sequence ATGTCAAAAAAAATTGTTATGAGCATTACTCATATAGCTAATATTGAAAGAGCATTAATTTCAAAAATGTTTAATTGCTTTGAAGCATTTAAAATAATTACGGAAAAGATTTCTGAAGATGATTTTACAATTTCAGTACATAAAGATATTTATTCATATTTTAAGAAATCTTTAAATGAAAAACATTTCAATGATTTTAAAAACAATGAACTAGATGATGAACAAATTATTTTCAGGCATTTTAATCAAGTAAGAAAAATATTCAAAATAGGATTTATTTCTTTTCATGCTATTGTTAAATCAACTTCAAAAATAAGTCACATTGAAATTATCAATAATTTATTAGAGTTTAGTAGATATAGAAAACAAATCATTGATAATTCTAAAAATAAAGAATATATTATTATGCAAGTTGTTGATGAGTATGGTTTACATGAAGCTTTGTATTCATCTAACATATTATTAAAAGTTGTTACATCATACAGTTTTAAAATAGCAAATGAAATTTGCATTCATTTTGATAAAACATTTGAAAATTACAAATCTTTTATAAATGTAGATGATAATGAAGCTAGTGCTTCATTAATAGATAATGTAAATCCTAATTATTTGAAAAAGCTTGTTTTGAAAAGAAATATTAATTTTACTGAAAAAATAAATAATATTTTTAAATGGGCTGATGAATTTAATTTAGATAATTTTAAAATTATCAGACAAAGAGGTGTATTTTTAGAAACTAAGCCATTATTTGATTTTTCAGATTCTAATATAACTTATATACCAGATGAATTATTTGAAGTAAGAAGAGATTTATTTTTAGTTTCTTTTGCAAATAATCAAATAACAACAATTCCTAGACTAATAAATTTAGCAAGAGATTGCAATGCATTATTATTTTGCAATAATAAAATTGAAGTATTACCTAAAGAATTATTCCAATTAGTAGAATTGGAATCTTTATATTTACATAACAATAGATTAACTTTAATACCGATTGAAATTTCAAAATTATCAAATCTAAAAACATTATCAATTTCAAATAATGATATTAAAGAATTTCCAATTGAAATAACTCAATTAAAAAAACTAGAAAGTCTTGATATAGAGAATACTTTAATTGAAAAATTACCAGTAGAATTTTTAAAATTAGAAAATTTAAGTGCAATTAGCTTTGATGAGCAACACTTTGAATTTATAATTCAAAATAAATATTTAATGAAAAATGTTAATACTATTAATCTAGCACATAGTTCTTTTAATAAAGAAGATGACTTTATAAAAAGCTTAAATATTCAATATTGCGAGGATTCAAAATGGATAGATGATAAAGATTTAACTTATAAAAAATGTATTAAGTTATCATTTGAAGATAAAATAGGAATCTAA
- a CDS encoding IS4 family transposase yields the protein MQIESKIISIINDKLKNPIYETLRLLNMKTILTKSNFSKKEGVAVHMVVLHFVYMLVMNKKISTFMDQSNDSFKKDVYYRLLANAHYNWRKLLSLSSLKILSLLHKVQDAKLVRVLILDDTVEDKVGKNIEGSCDNLWSNKAKRKIRGVNVVSLNYSDGYSNFMLDFAIAMNNYARVKIEEFTNIIDHRTNAHKRRLESLKGKSQIAIEMIKRAVASGIYADYLLVDSWYSKPVFIETMNELGLQVISRMVNNDRIWNFTGEKKTLDGIYNKFKKLKTIKMGQYGKKIKFEYFGVIVEHKKAGKLKIVFIKTKENLIPIVSTNLDLSDEEIIDIYKRRWDIEQGYKELREHFGFGKEENRIYEALIARITLSFFTYNVVSYINRISNEPKTIGGLFKDLECELHTLAIAMQAFLAILDEIAKIEEVVNRNEDFTAIIDLLRDVTGKLLGFRCES from the coding sequence ATGCAGATAGAATCTAAGATAATAAGCATCATAAACGACAAACTAAAGAATCCAATTTATGAAACATTGCGACTATTAAATATGAAAACGATTTTAACAAAGAGCAATTTTTCTAAAAAAGAGGGAGTTGCTGTTCATATGGTTGTATTACACTTTGTATATATGCTAGTTATGAATAAAAAAATATCAACTTTTATGGATCAGAGTAATGATAGCTTTAAAAAAGATGTCTATTACAGACTACTTGCTAATGCTCACTACAACTGGAGAAAACTATTATCACTTAGTTCTTTAAAGATTTTATCACTGCTTCATAAAGTACAAGATGCAAAGCTAGTAAGAGTTCTTATACTTGATGATACTGTTGAAGATAAAGTTGGTAAAAATATAGAGGGAAGTTGTGACAACCTTTGGAGCAATAAAGCAAAGAGAAAAATCAGAGGTGTAAATGTTGTATCACTAAACTATAGTGATGGTTATTCAAATTTTATGTTGGACTTTGCAATTGCTATGAATAATTATGCAAGGGTAAAGATAGAAGAGTTTACAAATATTATTGATCATCGAACCAATGCACATAAGCGAAGATTGGAAAGCTTAAAAGGGAAATCACAAATTGCTATAGAGATGATTAAAAGAGCAGTAGCTAGTGGTATATATGCAGATTATCTGCTTGTGGATAGTTGGTATTCTAAACCTGTGTTTATAGAAACAATGAATGAGCTAGGATTGCAAGTTATTTCAAGAATGGTAAACAATGATAGAATCTGGAACTTCACAGGGGAGAAAAAAACTCTTGATGGTATCTATAACAAGTTTAAAAAGCTTAAAACTATTAAGATGGGTCAATATGGCAAAAAGATAAAGTTTGAATACTTCGGGGTCATAGTTGAACATAAAAAAGCAGGAAAATTAAAAATTGTTTTTATAAAAACCAAAGAGAATCTCATCCCTATTGTATCTACAAACTTAGACTTGAGTGATGAAGAAATTATCGATATTTACAAACGACGATGGGATATAGAACAAGGGTATAAAGAACTTCGTGAACACTTTGGGTTTGGTAAAGAAGAAAATCGAATTTATGAAGCACTTATTGCTCGCATAACACTCTCATTTTTTACATACAATGTTGTTAGCTATATAAATCGTATCAGTAATGAACCAAAAACTATTGGTGGATTGTTTAAAGATCTAGAATGTGAACTTCACACCTTGGCAATTGCTATGCAAGCATTTTTAGCTATTTTAGATGAGATTGCAAAAATTGAAGAAGTTGTCAATAGAAATGAGGATTTTACAGCAATAATCGATCTATTAAGAGATGTGACTGGAAAACTACTTGGTTTTAGGTGCGAAAGTTAA
- a CDS encoding transposase → MSILPNISFKNTSIGISKMWNKILNLESTLFPALKEEFRVEELSHKEQKLIKILDFAQIEKNVTIVSITNTPKDREECARAFIAKSVYNIQTTRDLINRLHSDKILRVLCGWRYKSDIPSESKFSRVFKELSIHQIAAKTHEQFVKEYLSDTIFFYNASDSTKIPLREKVIKVEKEKKSTKKRGRLKKGEIKEPKLPTILQQQKEMTTTQEMLALISTKCGAGIKKNSKGNKEVWIGGKLHISAVDGDIPIAAFYSGANVHDSSVALPLINETSKRVNYFYDLQDAGYDSNIIRDFSKKLNHRPLIDINPKNSTELKTKIELQKDEKKKFEMLNLTGSSDYHHYNQRSMVERVNKYLKEDFRCNTIYYQGATKVASVLAFGILCVCIHQSLKLVI, encoded by the coding sequence ATGAGTATCTTACCAAATATATCTTTTAAAAACACTTCAATTGGCATATCAAAAATGTGGAATAAGATTTTAAACCTTGAATCCACTTTATTTCCTGCTTTAAAAGAGGAATTTAGAGTAGAAGAGTTATCACATAAAGAGCAGAAACTCATAAAGATATTGGATTTTGCACAAATTGAAAAAAATGTAACAATAGTATCTATTACAAACACTCCTAAAGATAGAGAAGAGTGTGCACGAGCTTTCATAGCTAAGAGTGTTTATAATATCCAAACAACAAGGGATTTAATTAATAGGCTTCATAGTGATAAAATATTGAGAGTATTGTGTGGATGGAGATACAAGAGTGATATTCCAAGTGAATCAAAATTTAGTAGAGTTTTTAAAGAGCTTAGTATTCATCAAATTGCCGCAAAGACTCATGAACAGTTTGTTAAAGAGTATTTGAGTGATACAATATTTTTTTATAATGCTAGTGATTCCACTAAGATACCCCTTCGAGAAAAAGTTATAAAAGTAGAAAAAGAAAAAAAGTCTACAAAGAAAAGAGGTAGATTAAAAAAAGGCGAGATTAAAGAGCCTAAGTTACCAACAATTCTACAACAACAAAAAGAAATGACTACCACACAAGAGATGTTAGCTCTTATATCAACAAAATGTGGAGCTGGTATAAAAAAGAACTCAAAAGGTAATAAAGAAGTTTGGATTGGTGGTAAACTTCATATATCGGCAGTTGATGGAGATATTCCAATAGCAGCATTTTATAGTGGAGCTAATGTACATGACAGCTCTGTTGCTTTGCCACTTATAAATGAAACAAGCAAAAGAGTGAATTATTTCTATGACCTACAAGACGCAGGGTACGATAGCAATATCATCAGAGATTTTTCCAAAAAGCTAAATCATAGACCACTCATTGATATCAATCCCAAAAACTCTACTGAGTTAAAAACCAAAATAGAACTTCAAAAAGATGAAAAAAAGAAGTTTGAAATGTTAAATCTTACGGGGAGTTCAGATTACCATCACTATAACCAAAGAAGTATGGTTGAAAGGGTAAATAAATACCTCAAGGAAGATTTCAGATGTAATACAATATATTATCAAGGAGCTACAAAAGTAGCTTCTGTTTTAGCATTTGGAATTCTTTGTGTCTGTATCCATCAAAGCTTGAAGCTTGTGATTTGA
- a CDS encoding ModE family transcriptional regulator gives MSSIDDKLDFNLSNEQKRIVFENLDENKKLSCLKAFKVAKKIKVEAKDMSAITKSLGIKITDCELGVFGFLDFLAKDEEIYNRLKNSYKEQRIPCIDLWQEAKNSSLKIVGSTVKNSDIEVSYCQLGCFREKKGLKSGNQS, from the coding sequence ATGTCTAGTATTGATGATAAATTAGATTTTAATTTAAGCAATGAGCAAAAAAGAATAGTTTTTGAAAATCTTGATGAGAATAAAAAACTATCTTGTTTAAAGGCATTTAAAGTAGCTAAAAAAATCAAAGTTGAAGCTAAAGATATGAGTGCGATTACAAAATCTTTAGGCATTAAAATAACAGATTGTGAGCTTGGTGTATTTGGCTTTTTAGATTTCTTAGCTAAAGATGAAGAGATTTATAATAGATTAAAAAATAGTTATAAAGAGCAAAGAATTCCTTGTATAGATTTGTGGCAAGAAGCAAAAAACTCATCTTTAAAAATAGTTGGATCAACTGTTAAAAACTCTGATATTGAAGTAAGTTATTGCCAACTAGGATGTTTTAGAGAAAAAAAAGGGCTTAAAAGTGGAAATCAAAGTTAA